The following proteins are co-located in the Primulina tabacum isolate GXHZ01 chromosome 11, ASM2559414v2, whole genome shotgun sequence genome:
- the LOC142518311 gene encoding uncharacterized protein LOC142518311 has product MNFLIWNVRGLRSSESQQRLHAHVKDKRVKILAILEPMIDLDVRFMTRRFGFSRVISNSSGHIWVFFAEDVMVECLFDHTQFLHFRVSATFLPTTVFCSFVYAKCDYIERRQLWNSLLQVKPAQGPWLVGGDFNGSSFTWTNKTIWKRLDRVFVSVDWGDHFHSIRVEHLIRTVSDHCPLFVSVPVFASGPSSFRFQSMWLRHHGFLQTVRLNWNLPCHLNGMPRLFVKLRRLKSHLKWWNKSVFGDLFAKLAEAEQAVRIAEADCEAAPSDLHWTSLSNCNADLARVTAMEADFWRQKAACRWLEDGERNTKLFHNMVKKKRVANKIFRIWDNGSCITSPELIQQSGAAFFQNLLTGDPFVLSCPDFSDFPLVISDLENANIAAPPSLEEDVFDAVLDFFRGSPLPQGFTATTITLIPKVMGAQAWSDFRPISLCNVTNKIISKLLYSRLKEVAERLVSWNQSAFVPGRGPMVFSVGCLEALWLFRAVNINGSLTGFFGSTRGLRQGDPLSPLLFILGAEYLSHGRDRLYRQYPAIRYRSGCDLLLSHLAYADDIIIFANGGTREMNSLMDFLHHYENCSGQLVNAVKSVIILPPRCSGRTRSRLLRITGFGEGCFPIKYLGVPLFRGNRVCSLFDPLVQMVSKKLEGWELKTLSPGSRMTLLRSVLLSVPIYMFQVVQPPLAVMERLENVFNGFLWGSRSLDKKWHWARWSRACLPVSEGGLGFRRLKDIVDSFSIKLWFRFRQGSSLWAKFMMRKYCQLVHPAYVSSAGFISPTWRRLLKIRARAESGIRWRIGVGDVAFWDDIWCGDVPLSSQVLLRGDRGVRVSHFLSDGAWDFDLLCSVVPPSVAETITLIPIASGEPDSAIWVHSSDGVFSLKSAWELVRLRDQVSDIFTPCWGSWLRPTMSFFLWRFWHQWLPVDDVLQRRGFELASKCQCCEMPETFTHIFIDSPLARSVWHYFGVFFHVRIPLTSDFRLFLSAWKRHPGWTPRGHVKEFLPFIVLWFLWTARNDAKHRHLHISAESVKSQILSYLRLAHAASTVKPMHWRGVLQAARAMGIFVQLRRARKLTIVRWLRPPFGCFKLNVDGSSRGSPGASTVGGVVRDSSGHVTLAHDVCILVCSEWVSALFLLVFSFGTFMVPGGRLLLVLLGRRISYCRGVCWMSWWIHGVLSKGSSASYDMFVRLLLHGIEISALLIQMLDIFCSGGIAIYILLCDRHCIVASWPDFLLTSGVWYS; this is encoded by the exons atgaattttctcatatggaATGTCAGGGGGCTCCGGAGCTCGGAGTCTCAACAAAGGCTACATGCCCACGTTAAAGATAAGAGAGTCAAGATCTTGGCTATTTTGGAAcccatgattgatctggatGTTCGTTTTATGACTCGTCGTTTTGGTTTTTCTCGAGTTATATCGAACTCCTCGGGTCATATCTGGGTTTTCTTTGCTGAGGATGTCATGGTTGAGTGTCTTTTTGATCACACTCAATTCCTTCACTTCCGGGTTTCTGCTACTTTTTTGCCGACCACTGTCTTTTGTTCCTTTGTTTATGCTAAGTGTGACTACATTGAGCGCAGACAGCTTTGGAATTCTTTGCTTCAGGTTAAGCCTGCTCAGGGTCCTTGGCTTGTTGGTGGCGACTTTAAT gggtcttcgttcacgtgGACGaacaagaccatttggaagcgtctTGATCGGGTTTTTGTgtctgttgattggggtgacCATTTTCATTCTATTCGTGTGGAGCACCTCATTCGTACGGTCTCTGACCATTGTCCTCTTTTTGTGTCAGTCCCGGTCTTTGCTAGTGGGCCGAGTTCTTTTCGCTTTCAGAGCATGTGGCTcaggcaccatggttttttgcagacggtgaggcttaattggaatttaCCGTGTCATTTGAACGGTATGCCCCGTCTTTTTGTGAAATTGAGGCGCCTCAAAAGCCATCTGAAGTGGTGGAATAAGAGTGTTTTTGGTGATCTTTTTGCCAAACTTGCTGAGGCGGAGCAGGCTGTCCGGATTGCTGAGGCAGATTGCGAGGCTGCTCCTTCGGATTTGCATTGGACTAGTTTGTCCAATTGCAATGCAGATCTTGCTAGGgttaccgccatggaggcggatttttggcggCAAAAAGCCGCTTGTAGGtggttagaggatggtgagaggaacaccaaactcttccaCAATATGGTCAAGAAAAAAAGGGTGGCTAATAAAATCTTTCGTATTTGGGATAATGGCTCTTGCATTACTTCCCCTGAGCTTATTCAGCAGTCTGGGGCCGCCTTTTTTCAAAACCTGCTTACTGGGGATCCTTTTGTGCTTTCTTGCCCAGATTTTTCTGATTTCCCCTTGGTGATCTCGGATTTGGAGAACGCAAATATTGCTGCCCCTCCTTCTTTGGAGGAG gatgtttttgatgcGGTCCTGGATTTCTTTCGGGGTAGTCCCTTGCCACAGGGgtttactgccaccacgatcACATTGATTCCCAAAGTCATGGGTGCTCAGGCTTGGTCGGACTTTCGTCCTATCAGCTTGTGTAATGTGACTAATAAGATAATTTCCAAACTTTTATATTCTCGGCTGAAGGAGGTGGCGGAGAGGCTGGTTTCGTGGAATCAGAGTGCCTTTGTTCCAGGGCGG GGTCCAATGGTCTTTTCTGTTGGATGTCTTGAGGCATTATGGCTTTTCAGAGCAG ttaatatcaatggttcaCTCACTGGATTCTTTGGATCCACTAGGGGTCTTCGGCAGGGCGACCCTTTGTCCccacttcttttcattttgggggcagAGTACCTTTCGCATGGTCGTGATCGTCTTTATCGTCAGTATCCTGCGATTAGGTACCGATCTGGTTGTGATCTCCTTCTTTCCCAcctggcctatgctgatgatatcattatttttgccaatggtgggacTCGTGAGATGAACAGTCTCATGGATTTTTTGCATCACTATGAAAACTGCTCGGGGCAGTTGGTGAATGCAGTTAAGAGTGTCAttattttgcctccgaggtgttCTGGTCGTACTCGTTCCCGTCTCCTTCGTATCACTGGGTTTGGGGAGGGTTGTTTTCCTATCAAATACCTCGGAGTTCCTTTGTTTCGTGGGAATAGAGTTTGCTCTCTTTTTGATCCCCTTGTGCAGATGGTGAGTAAGAAGTTGGAGGGTTGGGAGCTTAAAACTCTTTCCCCGGGGAGCCGTATGACTCTCCTTAGGAGTGTCCTCCTTTCGGTTCCCATTTACATGTTCCAGGTAGTCCAGCCACCTCTGGCAGTTATGGAGAGGCTTGAGAATGTTTTCAATGGTTTCCTGTGGGGATCCAGATCCTTGGataagaaatggcattgggcgaGGTGGTCTCGTGCATGTCTTCCTGTCTCTGAAGGGGGTCTTGGATTTCGCAGGCTCAAAGATATtgtggatagcttctccattAAATTATGGTTTCGTTTTCGTCAAGGTTCATCCCTATGGGCCAAATTCATGATGAGAAAATACTGCCAGTTGGTGCATCCAGCTTATGTTTCATCTGCTGGgttcatttctcccacttggcgtcGTTTGCTTAAGATTAGGGCTCGTGCTGAATCTGGCATTCGATGGAGAATTGGGGTGGGAGATGTTGCTTTTTGGGATGACATCTGGTGTGGGGATGTTCCCTTGTCTAGTCAGGTCCTGCTTAGGGGGGATCGGGGTGTCCGTGTTTCTCACTTTCTTTCAGATGGGGCTTGGGATTTTGACCTCCTCTGCTCAGTTGTCCCACCCTCTGTTGCTGAGACTATTACTCTGATCCCTATTGCATCGGGGGAGCCCGATTCGGCTATTTGGGTGCATAGTTCTGACGGTGTTTTTTCGCTGAAATCCGCATGGGAGCTTGTCCGCTTGAGAGACCAAGTTTCTGATATCTTCACTCCTTGCTGGGGCAGTTGGCTGAGGCCTACTATGTCTTTCTTCCTCTGgaggttttggcatcaatggCTTCCAGTTGACGATGTGCTCCAGCGTCGTGGTTTCGAGCTGGCGTCtaaatgtcagtgttgtgagatgCCTGAGACATTCACGCACATTTTCATTGATAGCCCTCTTGCCAGGTCTGTATGGCATTACTTTGGGGTTTTTTTTCATGTCCGTATTCCCCTTACCAGTGATTTCAGACTCTTCCTCAGTGCTTGGAAGAGGCATCCGGGGTGGACTCCTAGGGGCCACGTGAAGGAGTTTTTGCCTTTCATTGTTTTatggtttctctggacggctcgTAACGATGCGAAACACCGTCATTTGCACATTTCCGCGGAGTCTGTTaagtctcagattttgtcttatttGCGCCTCGCTCACGCTGCGTCTACTGTTAAGCCCATGCACTGGCGGGGTGTTTTGCAGGCTGCGAGGGCTATGGGGATTTTTGTTCAGTTGCGTAGGGCTCGTAAACTGACGATTGTTCGTTGGTTGCGGCCGCCGTTCGGGTGTTTTAAATTGAATGtagatgggagttcgagaggtAGTCCTGGGGCCTCTACTGTTGGTGGGGTTGTTCGTGACTCTTCTGGGCATGTG ACACTTGCACATGATGTGTGTATTCTTGTTTGTTCTGAGTGGGTTTCTGCCCTATTTCTGTTGGTGTTTTCCTTTGGCACATTCATGGTTCCTGGAGGGCGTTTACTGCTGGTTCTCCTTGGCCGCCGTATCAGTTATTGTAGAGGTGTTTGCTGGATGTCATGGTGGATTCATGGGGTGCTTTCTAAAGGATCCTCTGCTTCTTATGACATGTTCGTCAGACTCCTACTTCATGGGATCGAGATCTCTGCTCTTTTGATTCAGATGCTAGATATCTTTTGTTCTGGCGGGATTGCGATCTATATATTACTCTGTGATCGCCATTGTATAGTGGCTTCCTGGCCAGATTTTCTTTTGACTAGTGGGGTTTGGTACAGTTGA